A portion of the Luxibacter massiliensis genome contains these proteins:
- the murB gene encoding UDP-N-acetylmuramate dehydrogenase, which produces MDLHRKLCDLLGEEQVLIDEPMSRHTTFRIGGPADYFVRPSGSEEIKETIAICRDASVPYYILGNGSNLLVGDKGYRGVIIQIYRNMDAVRTEGNRIYAQAGALLSKIAAEALKNGLTGFEFASGIPGTLGGAVMMNAGAYGGEMKHILESAEIITPEGQCMELKAGELKLGYRTSIVAANHYIVLGAVIRLASGDREDIQAYMEDLKRRRVAKQPLEYPSAGSTFKRPEGYFAGKLIEEAGLRGFQIGDAQVSEKHCGFVINKGNATAADIISLMGKVADRVEATAGVRLEPEVKRIGEF; this is translated from the coding sequence ATGGATCTACACAGAAAACTATGTGATTTACTGGGGGAAGAACAGGTACTTATAGATGAACCGATGAGCAGGCATACGACATTTAGGATAGGAGGACCTGCAGATTATTTTGTGCGTCCGTCCGGCTCTGAAGAGATAAAGGAGACAATAGCTATATGCAGGGATGCTTCCGTACCCTATTATATTTTGGGCAATGGCAGCAACCTTTTGGTGGGAGATAAGGGATACCGGGGGGTTATAATCCAGATTTACAGGAACATGGACGCGGTGCGGACTGAGGGAAATAGAATTTATGCACAGGCTGGGGCATTGTTGTCTAAAATAGCTGCGGAGGCACTGAAGAATGGACTTACAGGTTTTGAGTTTGCGTCCGGCATACCGGGAACTCTGGGTGGGGCTGTTATGATGAATGCAGGCGCTTACGGAGGCGAAATGAAGCATATTTTAGAAAGTGCTGAGATTATAACTCCAGAAGGGCAGTGTATGGAACTTAAGGCAGGGGAACTTAAACTGGGATACCGGACCAGCATTGTCGCCGCTAACCACTACATTGTCCTTGGCGCAGTTATCAGGCTGGCATCTGGAGACAGGGAAGATATACAGGCATATATGGAAGATTTGAAAAGACGCAGAGTGGCAAAACAGCCTCTTGAGTACCCTAGCGCAGGAAGTACCTTTAAGCGTCCGGAGGGGTATTTTGCGGGGAAGCTGATTGAAGAGGCAGGACTGCGGGGATTCCAGATAGGGGATGCCCAAGTGTCGGAGAAACACTGCGGGTTTGTTATTAACAAAGGGAATGCGACGGCCGCAGATATCATATCTCTAATGGGGAAAGTTGCGGACAGAGTGGAGGCCACAGCGGGAGTCAGGCTGGAGCCTGAGGTAAAACGGATAGGAGAATTCTGA
- a CDS encoding HlyC/CorC family transporter — translation MDSSDAIQFVILIVLLFLSAFFSSSETALTTVNKIRMRSLAEDGNKKAQLVLDVTENHSSKMLSAILIGNNIVNISASSLSATLAYSFGGYMVSIATAVLTVAILVFGEITPKNMATLHAEKLALSNIRFIRAFMTLMTPVIFIINLFCRGILRLLRVDPNAKNSAMTEDELRTIVNVGHEDGIIESEEKEMIYNVFDLGDARAKDVMVPRVHVTFADVNSTYKELIEIFKEDKFTRLPVYEDTTDNVIGTINMKDLLLFENRDTFSVRDILREAYFTYEYKSISELLVEMRDASFNIAVVLDEYGETAGLITLEDILEEIVGEIHDEYDAEEEDFFRQISENEYIVEGSMSLDDVNDRLGLELESDDYDSLGGFIIENLDRLPELGDEVQTGNGMKLVVESLDKNRVESVHLYLPETDVPEGTTETEKDSSEKE, via the coding sequence TTGGACTCGAGTGACGCCATACAATTTGTCATATTGATTGTACTATTATTTTTATCTGCATTTTTTTCTTCTTCAGAGACAGCGCTTACGACCGTAAATAAAATACGTATGCGTTCGTTAGCGGAAGACGGAAACAAAAAAGCACAGCTTGTACTAGATGTTACGGAAAACCATTCCAGCAAAATGCTGAGTGCCATATTAATCGGCAACAATATTGTGAATATCTCAGCGTCTTCACTTTCCGCCACACTGGCTTACAGCTTTGGCGGTTATATGGTCAGCATTGCGACTGCCGTGCTGACAGTTGCCATCCTTGTATTCGGGGAAATAACCCCTAAGAATATGGCCACGCTGCATGCAGAAAAGCTGGCATTATCTAACATCCGCTTTATACGTGCATTTATGACGCTGATGACCCCTGTTATATTTATCATTAATCTTTTCTGCCGTGGGATTCTGCGCCTGCTGCGTGTTGACCCGAATGCCAAGAATAGTGCCATGACAGAAGATGAGCTGCGTACCATCGTTAATGTGGGCCATGAAGATGGGATTATTGAATCTGAAGAAAAAGAGATGATTTATAATGTTTTTGATCTGGGAGATGCCCGGGCAAAGGATGTTATGGTCCCACGTGTCCATGTAACATTTGCAGATGTGAATAGTACTTATAAAGAGTTAATCGAAATATTTAAAGAAGATAAATTCACCCGGCTTCCAGTTTATGAGGATACAACTGACAATGTTATCGGTACTATCAATATGAAGGATCTTCTTTTGTTTGAAAACAGAGACACTTTCAGTGTGCGCGACATCCTGCGTGAGGCCTATTTTACTTATGAATATAAGAGTATCTCCGAACTTCTTGTTGAAATGCGTGACGCCTCTTTTAATATTGCAGTAGTGCTGGACGAATATGGGGAGACAGCAGGACTTATTACGCTGGAGGATATACTGGAAGAGATTGTCGGTGAAATCCATGATGAGTATGATGCTGAAGAGGAAGATTTTTTCCGTCAGATTAGTGAAAATGAATATATTGTAGAGGGTTCCATGAGCTTGGATGATGTCAATGACCGGCTCGGCCTCGAATTAGAATCAGATGATTATGATTCATTGGGTGGTTTTATTATAGAGAATCTGGACCGCCTTCCTGAATTGGGAGATGAGGTCCAGACCGGCAATGGTATGAAACTTGTTGTCGAATCCCTGGATAAAAACCGTGTTGAGAGTGTCCACCTTTACCTCCCAGAGACAGATGTACCAGAGGGAACCACGGAAACAGAAAAGGATTCCAGCGAAAAGGAATAA
- a CDS encoding TetR/AcrR family transcriptional regulator produces MQERVSDTLEKIQKAALNEFFQKGFRGASLRQIVKQAGVTTGAFYGYFTNKEALFASIVEPHASALMSRFMAAQISFAGLPESEQPAHMGQDSGTYLHWMVKYICQHREPVKLLLCCAEGTGYEQFIHRMVEVEVESTLQYIQVLRRLGQNVPEVDRQLCHILASGMFSGIFEVVIHDMPYEQAMRYVNQLRGFYTAGWLKLMTP; encoded by the coding sequence ATGCAGGAACGTGTCTCAGACACATTGGAAAAAATTCAAAAAGCGGCTCTGAATGAGTTTTTCCAAAAAGGATTTCGCGGGGCATCCCTTCGTCAGATTGTAAAGCAGGCCGGGGTGACCACGGGAGCCTTTTACGGTTATTTTACTAATAAAGAAGCTCTGTTTGCCTCTATCGTAGAACCCCACGCCTCCGCTTTGATGAGCAGGTTTATGGCAGCTCAGATTTCTTTTGCCGGGTTGCCGGAGTCGGAACAGCCGGCGCACATGGGACAGGATTCAGGGACTTATCTGCATTGGATGGTCAAATATATCTGTCAGCACCGGGAGCCGGTCAAACTGCTGCTTTGCTGTGCCGAGGGCACCGGCTATGAACAGTTTATTCATCGCATGGTAGAGGTCGAAGTGGAATCCACCCTGCAATATATCCAGGTTCTGCGCCGCCTGGGGCAGAACGTGCCAGAAGTAGACCGACAGCTATGCCATATTCTTGCCAGCGGTATGTTCAGCGGCATCTTTGAAGTGGTAATTCACGATATGCCTTATGAACAGGCAATGCGCTATGTCAATCAGTTGCGGGGTTTTTATACTGCCGGCTGGCTAAAACTGATGACTCCATGA
- a CDS encoding ABC transporter ATP-binding protein: MKKEKKSDLATLLGYAGSHKGLTFLGLTLSALSMLLSMAPYICIWLAARDLIAVAPDWIQAQNVARYGWLAFAFAVGGIVIYFAGLMCTHLAAFRTASNIRKQGVAHVMKAPLGFFDSNASGLIRGRLDAAAADTETLLAHNLADIVGTVVLFLTMLVLMFVFDWRMGAACLLAAVISVIAMFSMMGGKNVQLMAEYQAAQDRMTKAGTEYVRGIPVVKIFQQTVYSFKAFQEAIEEYSSKAEYYQADVCRAPQSVNLTFTEGAFVFLVPVALFLAPGALENGNFAGFVTNFAFYAVFSAIISTALAKIMFAASGMMLAGTALGRINQVMDAPTLQAPAHPKTPHGNKVEFKDVSFTYDGAQTPALSHVTFAAEPGQTVALVGPSGGGKTTAASLIPRFWDATSGTVEVGGVDVTQMDPHVLMDQVAFVFQNNRLFKASILENVRAARPNATREQVLAALTAAQCQDILDKLPNGIDTQIGSEGTYLSGGEQQRIALARAILKDAPIVVLDEATAFADPENEVLIQKAFSTLTKGRTVIMIAHRLSTVVGADKIIVLEEGHIAEQGTHAELTSASGLYARMWTDYNRAVQWKITSEKEAE; this comes from the coding sequence ATGAAAAAAGAAAAAAAGAGTGACCTGGCGACGCTGCTTGGCTATGCAGGTAGCCACAAAGGCCTGACCTTCCTGGGGTTAACCTTGTCGGCCTTGTCCATGCTGCTGAGTATGGCGCCCTACATCTGCATCTGGCTGGCAGCCAGAGATCTCATCGCTGTGGCACCCGACTGGATCCAGGCACAGAATGTTGCCCGCTACGGCTGGCTGGCCTTCGCCTTTGCGGTAGGCGGCATTGTAATTTACTTTGCCGGTCTCATGTGTACCCATTTGGCAGCCTTCCGTACGGCGTCCAACATTCGCAAACAGGGCGTTGCCCATGTGATGAAGGCTCCGCTTGGTTTTTTTGATTCCAATGCTTCCGGACTCATCCGTGGCCGGCTGGACGCAGCGGCGGCCGATACCGAGACGCTGCTTGCCCACAACCTGGCGGATATTGTCGGCACTGTCGTTCTGTTTCTAACTATGCTGGTACTGATGTTCGTCTTTGACTGGCGGATGGGAGCCGCCTGCCTGCTGGCAGCAGTTATCTCGGTAATCGCCATGTTCTCCATGATGGGCGGCAAAAACGTGCAGCTGATGGCGGAATACCAAGCTGCCCAGGATCGTATGACTAAAGCAGGCACCGAATATGTCCGGGGCATTCCCGTAGTGAAAATCTTCCAGCAGACAGTCTATTCTTTTAAAGCCTTTCAAGAGGCCATCGAGGAATACAGCAGCAAGGCAGAGTATTATCAGGCAGATGTGTGCCGGGCGCCTCAGTCCGTCAACCTAACCTTTACGGAAGGTGCTTTTGTATTTCTGGTTCCAGTAGCGCTGTTTTTGGCGCCTGGCGCCCTGGAAAACGGCAACTTTGCCGGCTTTGTCACCAACTTTGCTTTTTATGCGGTATTTTCGGCCATTATCTCCACAGCGCTGGCCAAGATTATGTTCGCCGCCTCCGGTATGATGCTGGCAGGCACCGCCTTAGGCCGCATCAACCAGGTGATGGACGCTCCCACCCTGCAGGCCCCTGCACATCCGAAAACACCTCATGGCAATAAGGTGGAATTTAAGGATGTGAGCTTTACCTATGACGGCGCACAAACACCTGCCCTCTCCCATGTCACTTTCGCGGCAGAACCGGGGCAGACCGTAGCGCTGGTAGGCCCCTCCGGCGGCGGAAAGACAACGGCAGCCAGCCTGATACCCCGATTCTGGGACGCGACTTCCGGTACAGTAGAAGTCGGCGGTGTAGATGTAACCCAGATGGATCCCCACGTGCTGATGGATCAGGTGGCTTTTGTGTTCCAGAATAACCGCCTGTTCAAAGCATCTATTTTGGAAAACGTGCGGGCTGCACGGCCCAATGCCACACGGGAGCAGGTACTCGCAGCACTCACGGCCGCCCAGTGCCAGGATATTCTCGATAAGCTGCCCAATGGGATTGACACCCAAATCGGTTCTGAGGGAACCTATCTTTCCGGCGGCGAGCAGCAGCGCATTGCCCTGGCCCGCGCCATTTTAAAGGACGCTCCCATCGTAGTGCTGGATGAAGCAACAGCCTTCGCCGATCCAGAGAATGAAGTGCTGATTCAGAAAGCCTTTTCCACGCTGACGAAAGGGCGCACCGTCATCATGATTGCCCACCGCCTGTCCACCGTGGTGGGTGCAGATAAGATCATTGTTCTGGAGGAAGGGCACATCGCCGAACAGGGCACCCATGCCGAACTTACCTCAGCAAGCGGTCTGTATGCCCGGATGTGGACTGATTATAACCGGGCAGTCCAATGGAAAATAACCAGTGAAAAGGAGGCAGAGTAA
- a CDS encoding ABC transporter ATP-binding protein codes for MFSKKFQRKYALTDQGIRNTKKGAFWTVIVNLVVMGGISVLYLMMSGFMGTLIDKEELPGAAVLIGLVLLFVILSLVTHLQQYKATYGLVYNEVKATRLSLAERLRKLPLGYFGKRDLADLTETVMGDVNRMEHVWSHVLGYLYGSYISTAIIALCLLIYDWRLAIACLWGVPVAFGLLFGSRKITSRSAEQTKKASVVVSDGIQEALENVREIRATNQEERYLNGLNQKIDEHERIMIRGELGTGLFVNAASVIMRLGVATTILEGANLILSGRIDFMLLFLFLLVITRVYAPFDQSLALIAEMFVSQVSADRMMEIYNTPTAEGAAKFKPNGHDIVFDHVGFAYDEKDVLRDVSFTAKEGEITALVGPSGSGKSTCARLAARLWDVSRGSIKVGGVDISTIDPEVLLTDYSMVFQDVVLFDDTVMENIRLGKRGATDDQVLAAAKAANCDEFVRKLPKGYNTPIGENGAKLSGGERQRISIARALLKDAPIVLLDEATASLDVENETKVQGALSRLLAGKTVLVIAHRMRTVEAADKIVVLADGQVAEEGSPSVLIARDGLYRRMVKLQQQSSQWHIE; via the coding sequence ATGTTCAGTAAAAAGTTTCAGCGCAAATACGCCCTAACCGACCAGGGTATTCGCAATACCAAAAAAGGCGCTTTCTGGACGGTCATCGTCAATCTGGTTGTCATGGGCGGCATCAGCGTCCTGTATCTGATGATGTCCGGCTTTATGGGAACCCTGATAGACAAAGAAGAACTGCCCGGTGCGGCAGTTCTGATCGGTCTGGTACTCCTATTTGTCATCCTGTCCTTGGTGACCCATTTGCAGCAATACAAAGCTACCTACGGACTAGTATATAACGAGGTCAAAGCCACCCGCCTCAGCCTTGCAGAACGGCTGCGCAAGCTGCCCTTGGGTTACTTTGGCAAACGGGATCTTGCAGATTTGACCGAAACCGTCATGGGAGATGTCAACCGCATGGAGCACGTCTGGTCCCATGTTCTGGGATATCTGTACGGTTCCTATATCTCTACAGCAATCATTGCCCTCTGCCTGCTCATCTACGACTGGCGGCTGGCTATCGCCTGCCTATGGGGTGTACCAGTGGCTTTTGGACTGTTGTTCGGCAGCCGTAAAATCACCAGCCGCAGCGCTGAACAAACCAAAAAAGCGTCTGTGGTCGTCTCGGACGGAATTCAGGAAGCTCTGGAAAATGTCCGTGAAATCCGCGCCACTAACCAGGAGGAACGCTATCTCAATGGACTGAACCAAAAAATTGACGAACACGAAAGGATTATGATCCGGGGTGAGCTGGGCACAGGCCTTTTCGTCAACGCCGCCAGCGTGATCATGCGCCTGGGTGTAGCCACCACAATCCTTGAGGGAGCCAATCTCATCCTCTCCGGCCGCATCGACTTTATGCTGCTGTTTCTGTTCCTGTTAGTTATTACCCGGGTCTATGCGCCCTTTGACCAGAGTCTGGCACTTATTGCGGAGATGTTTGTCTCCCAGGTATCAGCAGACCGTATGATGGAGATTTACAACACCCCCACCGCAGAAGGAGCTGCGAAATTTAAGCCCAACGGGCATGACATCGTATTCGACCATGTGGGTTTTGCTTACGATGAGAAGGACGTCCTCCGCGATGTGAGCTTTACCGCCAAGGAGGGGGAAATCACAGCGCTGGTCGGTCCCTCCGGCTCTGGCAAAAGTACCTGCGCCCGCCTGGCTGCCAGGTTGTGGGATGTCTCCAGAGGCTCCATCAAAGTAGGCGGCGTGGATATTTCAACCATAGACCCAGAGGTATTGCTTACGGATTATTCTATGGTGTTTCAGGATGTAGTGCTCTTTGACGATACAGTCATGGAAAATATCCGTCTGGGCAAGCGGGGCGCCACAGACGACCAGGTACTGGCTGCAGCCAAAGCCGCCAACTGTGACGAATTTGTCCGCAAGCTTCCCAAAGGCTACAATACTCCCATCGGAGAAAATGGCGCCAAACTCTCCGGTGGGGAGCGGCAGCGGATTTCCATTGCCAGGGCTCTTTTAAAGGATGCGCCCATTGTGCTGCTGGACGAGGCCACCGCCAGCCTGGATGTGGAAAACGAAACTAAGGTGCAGGGGGCGCTCTCCCGCCTGCTGGCAGGCAAGACAGTTCTCGTCATCGCCCACCGGATGCGCACTGTGGAAGCAGCCGATAAGATTGTCGTCCTGGCCGACGGGCAGGTGGCGGAAGAAGGATCTCCGTCCGTGCTGATAGCCAGGGACGGACTCTACCGCCGCATGGTAAAACTGCAGCAGCAAAGTTCCCAGTGGCACATCGAATAA
- a CDS encoding ABC transporter ATP-binding protein — protein MSRLQKTLFLSDKGYADLKQAIFACTLTNLSMLLPFCVTVMIFSEILTPFINGGPIHWNHIWMLWGAGIVSAILVFLAAKNDYRKTYIASYKESNTTRVRIAEHLRKLPMNFFNTKDLSELTTNMMADCSSMESLLSSTVPPLIANGITVTLTCVLLSFFDWRLALCVFVTVPAAFLIIWVSRNHQRKLFEKQVDAKLAASDQVQEYLEGMKIIKSCGLSGPRFHALDKALLTMKKIAIKVEMAVGVFMSSASMILQAGIGITIFVGAILLTDGQIELLPLLMFLLMVTRIYGPILAILANLSSLLNLNVVTSRMRTLLTTPAMGGEEKTVPNCNIELSHVTFAYNQEDVIKDVSCKIPQGSVTALVGPSGSGKSTLSKLVARFWDVRQGKITVGGRDVGSMEPESLMSYMSFVFQDVTLFNDTVMNNIRLGNPNATDEEVMAAAKASYCHEFVREMPDGYQTVLGENGSTLSGGERQRISIARALLKNAPIILLDEATASLDPENEVLVQKAIAKLVEGKTVIVIAHRLRTIVDADQILVLDNGRLAEHGTHEELMKKNGLYHKLFHIQKESLGWVV, from the coding sequence ATGAGCAGATTGCAAAAAACTTTATTTTTATCAGACAAGGGTTATGCAGACCTGAAACAAGCAATCTTCGCCTGCACATTGACGAACCTCTCTATGCTTCTTCCCTTCTGTGTGACCGTAATGATCTTCAGCGAGATCCTGACGCCCTTTATAAACGGCGGCCCGATTCATTGGAACCACATTTGGATGCTGTGGGGTGCAGGCATCGTTTCGGCCATCTTAGTATTTCTGGCCGCTAAAAATGATTACCGTAAAACTTATATTGCTTCTTACAAGGAGTCGAACACGACCCGTGTGCGGATTGCCGAACATCTCCGGAAACTTCCCATGAACTTCTTTAACACAAAGGATCTTTCCGAACTGACCACAAATATGATGGCGGATTGCAGCAGCATGGAGTCCCTGCTCAGCAGCACGGTCCCTCCCCTGATTGCAAACGGCATTACCGTAACTCTTACCTGCGTCCTACTTTCCTTTTTCGATTGGCGGCTTGCTTTGTGTGTATTCGTCACGGTTCCGGCTGCGTTCCTCATTATTTGGGTGAGCCGAAACCACCAGAGGAAGCTGTTTGAAAAGCAGGTTGACGCCAAACTGGCTGCCTCCGATCAGGTACAGGAATATCTGGAGGGGATGAAGATCATCAAGTCCTGCGGGTTATCTGGCCCTCGTTTCCACGCATTGGACAAAGCTCTATTAACTATGAAGAAAATCGCCATCAAAGTAGAAATGGCTGTCGGTGTGTTTATGTCCAGTGCCAGTATGATTTTGCAGGCAGGTATTGGTATTACGATCTTTGTTGGAGCCATCCTTTTGACGGACGGGCAGATTGAGCTTCTTCCTCTGCTTATGTTCCTGCTGATGGTTACACGGATTTATGGACCTATTTTGGCAATTTTGGCTAATCTGTCCTCGCTGCTGAATTTGAATGTGGTCACAAGCCGTATGCGCACCCTGCTCACCACCCCTGCCATGGGCGGTGAAGAAAAAACAGTTCCAAACTGCAATATTGAATTGTCCCATGTGACCTTTGCCTATAATCAGGAAGATGTTATCAAAGATGTTTCCTGTAAAATCCCTCAGGGGAGCGTGACTGCCCTGGTCGGCCCGTCAGGCTCGGGCAAAAGCACACTTTCCAAACTGGTTGCCCGCTTTTGGGATGTTCGGCAGGGTAAGATTACCGTGGGCGGCAGGGACGTGGGGAGTATGGAGCCGGAAAGCCTAATGTCCTATATGTCCTTTGTATTTCAGGATGTGACCCTGTTCAATGATACAGTGATGAACAATATCCGGCTGGGCAATCCAAATGCAACAGATGAAGAGGTGATGGCCGCGGCGAAAGCGTCCTATTGCCATGAATTTGTCCGTGAGATGCCGGACGGGTATCAAACCGTTCTGGGTGAAAATGGCAGCACACTTTCCGGCGGCGAGCGTCAGCGTATTTCCATCGCCCGCGCCCTGCTGAAAAATGCCCCCATTATTCTGCTAGATGAGGCAACCGCCTCTCTCGACCCGGAGAATGAGGTCCTGGTGCAGAAGGCCATTGCCAAACTGGTAGAAGGCAAGACGGTTATCGTGATTGCCCACCGGCTTCGTACTATTGTGGATGCTGACCAGATCCTTGTCCTTGATAATGGCAGGCTGGCAGAGCACGGAACACATGAGGAGCTGATGAAGAAGAACGGTCTGTATCACAAGTTGTTCCACATACAGAAGGAGAGCCTTGGATGGGTTGTGTGA
- a CDS encoding ABC transporter ATP-binding protein: MSNERPKQAKPKTGLARCMELASDRKGLVFLAAVLSSLAAIASFIPYIAVYFMIRSIIGVYPNLDQLDMVMNYGWLALAGILANILLYFLAIFSSHMAAFGTLYELKVLFADHITKIPLGYHLTIGSGRLRKIMDENIESVEGFIAHQFPDFVASITAPIAMAIILLAVDWRFGLLSLAGIILAFAAEFIGFGSGEMKENMGRYQKALEEMNNASVEYVRGMSVVKAFNQTAFSFKKLKEAITGYTEWVLKFSLGWQNCMPAFTTIINNVYLILVPAGILIGSRTDDFAGFAMTFIFYLLFVPAISGVLNKIMYISESFMQIDGNVARMDEILNIPELTETDHPKKPAGNDVIFKDVSFSYTGDTSEKALEDVSFAAKQGQVTAIVGPSGGGKSTIANLISRFWDVSSGSITIGGVDVRDMSEGGLMRHVSFVFQDIFLFKQSILDNICMGNPSASEEQVIAAAKAAQCHEFISKLPEGYHTVVGSKGVHLSGGERQRIAIARAIIKDSPIIVLDEATAFSDPENEYLIQKAFEKLMQGKTVIIIAHRLSTIRNVDKIIVMEKGHLIEEGKHDELVAAGGRYAQMWNHYTEAIGWKISGKAV; encoded by the coding sequence ATGTCAAACGAAAGGCCGAAACAGGCGAAACCAAAGACGGGTTTGGCACGGTGCATGGAATTAGCCTCTGACAGAAAGGGCCTTGTATTTTTGGCTGCGGTTCTTTCGTCACTGGCGGCCATTGCGTCGTTCATCCCATACATAGCGGTTTATTTTATGATCCGCTCGATTATAGGTGTCTACCCGAACCTTGATCAGTTGGATATGGTAATGAATTACGGCTGGCTGGCGCTGGCGGGGATTTTGGCAAATATTCTGCTGTATTTTCTGGCTATTTTCAGCTCTCATATGGCTGCGTTTGGGACACTGTACGAACTGAAGGTTCTCTTTGCAGACCATATCACTAAAATCCCGTTGGGGTATCATCTAACGATTGGCAGCGGCCGCCTGCGCAAGATTATGGATGAGAACATCGAAAGTGTGGAAGGGTTTATTGCGCATCAGTTCCCAGATTTTGTCGCGTCCATTACAGCGCCTATCGCCATGGCCATTATTCTGCTGGCCGTTGACTGGCGGTTTGGCCTCCTTTCTCTGGCCGGCATCATTCTGGCCTTTGCCGCAGAGTTTATCGGCTTCGGCAGCGGCGAAATGAAAGAGAACATGGGCAGGTATCAAAAGGCACTGGAGGAAATGAATAATGCTTCTGTGGAGTATGTTCGGGGAATGTCAGTGGTAAAGGCGTTCAACCAGACTGCATTTTCTTTCAAAAAACTCAAGGAGGCAATCACCGGCTATACAGAATGGGTCCTGAAATTCTCCCTGGGTTGGCAGAACTGTATGCCCGCTTTTACTACGATTATTAACAATGTTTACCTGATCCTCGTCCCTGCCGGTATCCTGATCGGCTCCAGAACCGATGATTTTGCGGGGTTTGCAATGACCTTTATTTTCTATCTGCTCTTTGTGCCCGCTATTTCCGGCGTACTGAATAAAATTATGTATATCTCTGAGTCGTTTATGCAGATTGATGGGAATGTGGCCCGGATGGATGAGATACTGAATATCCCTGAATTGACGGAAACCGATCACCCTAAGAAGCCTGCGGGTAATGATGTCATTTTCAAAGACGTCAGCTTCTCCTACACCGGGGATACCTCCGAGAAGGCGCTTGAAGATGTATCTTTCGCGGCGAAGCAGGGACAGGTCACGGCTATCGTCGGCCCATCCGGCGGCGGCAAGAGCACCATTGCCAATCTGATTTCCCGTTTTTGGGATGTGTCCTCCGGCAGCATTACCATCGGCGGCGTAGATGTGCGCGATATGTCAGAGGGTGGCCTGATGCGCCACGTCAGCTTTGTATTCCAGGATATTTTCCTGTTCAAACAGAGCATTCTGGATAATATCTGCATGGGCAATCCTAGTGCCAGTGAGGAACAGGTGATTGCAGCGGCGAAAGCCGCACAATGCCATGAGTTTATTTCTAAACTTCCCGAGGGGTATCATACAGTAGTGGGTTCTAAGGGCGTCCATCTTTCAGGTGGCGAGCGCCAGCGTATCGCCATTGCGCGGGCCATCATCAAAGACTCGCCTATCATCGTGCTTGACGAGGCAACAGCGTTCAGTGACCCGGAGAACGAATACCTGATCCAGAAAGCCTTTGAAAAGCTGATGCAGGGTAAAACGGTTATCATCATTGCGCACCGCCTCTCTACGATCCGCAATGTGGACAAGATCATCGTTATGGAAAAAGGCCATTTGATTGAGGAAGGGAAACATGATGAGCTGGTGGCCGCAGGCGGACGGTATGCGCAGATGTGGAACCATTATACAGAAGCGATTGGCTGGAAAATCAGCGGAAAGGCGGTGTAA
- a CDS encoding helix-turn-helix domain-containing protein, with amino-acid sequence MGRVNFNQEWYGIQAKVLAQSDDCVVVDYGCNGRGIVKNYNLFEGIQLCFLDFETDGSMKTQKFNPDIIQITHCQTGRYECEFANHTVSYLPEDYFSVAATEHLPISFSFPLRKYYGVSLVIDRQALSEATRQLMQMIPIDLDRIGTTLGLETRWYVSYTPPQLRYLFSELYAADGREPIGYFKIKAIELLYHMDQLTQVNGCDLKYFDKKQIQATKAIREYLVSHLDEKVSVEQLAKESHLNMSVFHLVFSHIYGDTPYAHLKKYKMNLAAQWLSENKMKIGDIALELGYSNASKFARAFHSVYGMLPKDYRKNR; translated from the coding sequence ATGGGAAGAGTAAATTTTAATCAAGAATGGTATGGCATACAGGCCAAAGTGCTTGCCCAGAGCGATGACTGTGTGGTTGTAGACTATGGCTGTAATGGCCGGGGCATCGTGAAAAACTATAATTTATTTGAGGGGATCCAGCTTTGTTTCCTGGACTTTGAAACAGACGGGTCTATGAAAACCCAGAAGTTTAATCCAGATATTATCCAGATCACGCATTGCCAGACGGGACGCTATGAATGCGAATTTGCCAATCATACTGTATCGTATTTGCCGGAGGACTATTTTAGCGTCGCGGCAACGGAGCATTTGCCAATTTCCTTTTCTTTTCCTTTGAGGAAGTATTATGGTGTCAGCCTTGTCATAGACCGGCAGGCATTGTCGGAGGCAACACGCCAGTTGATGCAGATGATCCCCATTGACCTTGACAGGATAGGGACAACGCTGGGCCTGGAGACACGGTGGTATGTCAGCTATACCCCACCGCAATTACGGTATCTATTTTCAGAATTATATGCCGCCGATGGAAGGGAGCCAATCGGCTATTTTAAAATAAAGGCTATCGAGCTGCTCTATCACATGGATCAGTTGACGCAAGTAAATGGGTGCGACTTAAAATATTTTGATAAGAAGCAGATACAGGCTACAAAGGCTATACGGGAGTATCTTGTTTCTCATCTGGATGAAAAGGTATCTGTAGAGCAGTTGGCAAAAGAATCACATCTGAACATGTCAGTTTTCCATCTTGTATTTTCTCATATTTATGGGGATACCCCGTATGCACATTTAAAAAAATACAAAATGAATTTGGCCGCCCAGTGGCTTTCGGAAAATAAGATGAAGATTGGGGACATTGCATTGGAGCTGGGATATAGCAATGCAAGCAAGTTTGCCAGAGCATTTCATTCTGTCTATGGGATGCTGCCCAAAGATTACCGAAAAAATAGATAG